Part of the Musa acuminata AAA Group cultivar baxijiao chromosome BXJ3-10, Cavendish_Baxijiao_AAA, whole genome shotgun sequence genome, TCTTAGTAAATCACATCACATGTGCTTTGATAGTTCAGATGATGGCATTTACAACTTCCAACTGTGTTCCATTGGTTCACCCCCTTCTTTTTCACTGCTTATATTCCTTATTGCATGTCAGTTTTAGGGTTATATACAACAATCTCAGAAGAAACAGCAGATGGGAAGAGTTGGGAATTTTGTTAGTTTAAAGAACTCTTATGTAGTGCCTGAACATGTCTTTTTCTCTTGACTCCTTTTCCAACCAGACATATTCTTTTCCAAAATTCTGCATTCTGAGCATGAAAAAAAGAGAAGGATTTTTCTCTGTCACCCTTGAAATCCATGAACTATGGAGTCTAATTCAGCATTATTTCAGTAACTGAGAGTTTAAATTCTGAACTTCTAGTGCCCATGCCACAACCAAAATATCTTTGCTATCATTTTCTAATTCAGCCTGCCGCTTGCACCAAATCCAGAAAGGTTGTTAGTTTTTTACGGTGTGAATTTGGTTGGGAATTTTGATGCTGACCAACTGATTCATGCTAGAGCTATTCAAAGAACCTTAATATGTACAAGCATATTTGATCAAGTTTTAATTATGTAATTCTCAAGGGTTATCACATATCTTACTTCACTAGTAGTCATTGAGAAGCTCATTGATGGATCTACTTGTATCATGTATATGTATCGATGAGAAAGGTGGAGAAGACCACCACCCTGTTTCCATTTACAAGGGTAAACAAAACGGTGCCTTGGAAAACTGAGCATTGTCATCCAAGTCTTCTACAACAAATGTCATGTAGAATACAACCCAGAAGGCTTCATTCAGAAATTGAAAAATCTCTTGTTTTTCGGGATCAGTTATCAGTCGTGTCAAATTTCTAGCCAATGAGAATTTAGGCAAAAGTGATGCTTGCTTAAAAACCTAAGGATCAGTTAGAGGTAGAAAGATTAGTAAGTCTCCAAAATCCACCTAAAGTTGGGAGAAGtttaaaaaagaagaaataacAAGTTATTTTTTGGGGATAGGTTTTCAAGATGGGAGTCCATGCAGCTgatgagcaaaaaaaaaaataagcccCAGAAGCAATTGATGGACCAGTGGTGCTTTCCAGAGTTGATGTCTAGTAACTTATCTATAGTATTAGGTCCTGAGACCATAGCCCTTTGGGGCTAAAATGTTGGATTTTTGGAGCAAGGTTTTTGCTTAAAAAACCAGGAAAGTCCAGTGGTTTTTAAGTTTCACCATAGTATCATTCTAGTATTGATTTAAATTTGttaatgatttctttttctttttaagaggGAACGAAAATGAACATGGAATTAGAATAATCTTGTAATTGAGTTCTTAATTATGTGCTTTTTTCTTTCTTGCCTTATCTGCCATAGGGAATATCCTATTAATTCTCTATAGGAAGCCAAACCTTGCTACCTGACTTGGCGGTGGTTCTTGGAACGAGAGAATTTGATGACAATGTTTAACAAGTCAGTTCTGTAACTTGTGTAGTTTTACCAAATATTCAAGTCAACATGGTTGCATGTAGGAGAGAAGCAACCCCATGCTGAAAGGATTTCATTTTTGGTTCAGGAAAAAAGCATCATCGTCTGACGTAATGCTGTCTGTATGCCAGAGGTGTACAGTGATTATTATACATTATTGTgccaaagaaaattttctttaccTTTATCATTAACATTAAGAGCTTCAACAGAATAGTTGTTCTAAGAAATAGAACATGTTTCCTTTTGCACTCTATGTATTGACATAAATAATCAGCTTTGACGACAGAGATGATGCTTACTTGCCGTCGACTTGTAGGCTTATATTTGCCAAGGTGATGTATTCTTGGCAATGGAACAATGGGAGGCTGCTGAGAAAGCATATTCAACTGCTTTGCTGCTTGATCCATCTATCCGTCGCTCCAAATCATTCAAGGTCGCCCTCGTTTCTTTTTCTAAACTTTGGATGATGCATGAATTACCATTAGTTTGCCgaaattttgttttttgttcttacaTAATGTGCATTATACAGGCCCGTGTTGCAAAACTCCAAGAGAAACTAGTCGCTTTAAATACTTCATCTTAGTTCCAGGCTTGGAACATGCATGATCAACTCAACTAATGAAGGATCATGCTTGATATATTGGTAAAATAATTGTCTGAGCTTTCGGGATCCTCTTAGAAGCCGGATCGGCTTGCGTCTACTAACTAGTCTCATGATAAAGCTGTGCAAAGTCTTAATGTTCACTTATCACTTGTATTTAATCATCATGCTGCTTGCTACATGTGGTCCTGTACAGTGATAAACCATTGACATTGCTTacaaatttgaatttaatggagacTGGGACTTGTGTTATGCTTATTGAATTCTATTGTATGTTTTGCATGAAGTAACATTTTGGGATTGACTATGAATTTAACTGACTGCAGCTTTTCTGGCATGTGGGCttcagcattctttattatcattaCCATGAGCAATTACTTATTATATTGATGTAGATTGCCATTGGATTCATAGGTTTGACTCTGTATACAGGTAGCTTTTGCAATGATATGAAACTGAGTTGAAGCTTTAGGGTTCATAACAAGTAGTAGTAGGGATCAAAATAGATTCATAAGAATAGCAGGATTATTTTTCCTTACTTTTCTTGGCCTTTTTGTTCCTGCATTTGATGTGCCTACTGCAATGCGGAAGGTAAAAAGAGACTCTGTACAGCATCGTGTCAGACACAGTGGGAGCAAGATAACTCAGTCTGCCTTGTCTCCTTGAGGTGTCACACCAGAGGGACTGGTGGGCGGGGAGGAGACGGCGCCGCCACCAGATCCACGTCGTAGGTCCGCGGCGAGGGAGTTGACGGCGTGCAGCGCCTGCTCCAATCGGAGCACGCTGACCGGCGGCAGCCCCGCCTCCGCCGGCCGTGCCGCCGCGGAGGCCGCGTCCGCCACGTACTCCGTCGTGATCCTCCTTCTCGCCATGTCTATCACCTCCTCTGCCCGATCGCACGACGCCCTGAAGAGCTCCCACCGATGCCTGAAGTTCTCCAGCGCCACGTCCATCGCCGCCGTCCGCCGTCCGCCTGATGCTTCTCTCTCCCGCGCCACGTCCGCCGCGGCGGCCACGAAGTCCTCGTACGCGTTGCTCATTTCGTCGATGGTGCTCTCCATGAAGAAACACTCTCAGCTACTTCTGTTGGCTGCAGGTGTCCTTTACAGGAGACTTCTTCAAGTGTCTGTCAGAAACGGACGAAGACCGCTTCAAATCCACCACGCTTGAAGTATGCAACTGATCCAAAGTTATCGGCTAAACTCATGCACTGGAAGGGCAACTCATAACACACGAAGAAGAAGAAACGCCCGACAGACTTGAACCGGGCGGCTTCAAGTAATGGAAACCAAGCCTAAATAGGAATCTTTTGGTGACCACTGCTTGCCTGCCGCTAGCCATCGATGGCTGGGGCTGTGACTGAGACCGCCGAGCTTTAGAATGGCTGGTGGAGAAGCGGGCTTGCATTTTCTTCCAAGGGAAGTTTGGCCAAGATGCCTTTGTGGACGGAACTTCATGTTAGGTGTGCCAAATGAGTGAAAGAGAAGGGAGTATGGCCATGGCAAAAGAAGACTACAGCTTTTCTCTGCTTCGTTTACTGGGAAGATCTAAAGAAAGAAAGACCATGGCTTTCTGCTTTCTGATAAATTGAGGTTGTTCTTCCCTTCCGGATTTTGGTGGAAGGCAAAAGACTCAATTTCTCATGCTATTTGTGGATCCACATTTGCCTGTGATTCAATGCCAAAGATTgcaacaggagaaagaaaggctCTTTTGCTTTCGTTTGGTCATCAGATGGCTTCCATCTTGGCTTATAAGGGAGACAAGCTGTTCTTACGCAACATTATAAGCCATGAGATTAAGTTTATACAGGCAGCATTATATTACATGTTAATTCCACTATATTTAGTGCATATTTATAGTTAGTTCAcacaatattttatattaatgtcACCTACAGTTGCAAGTAATTAATCTGAATTTTATGGATGAatgctaataatatattatatatttgtaaCTCAAATTAGCTATTGACATCCGTGATTACTAATGGTTAATCTAAGCTTCGTAGATACGTTATATAATACAAGCATCGGACTCGATGGGGAGCAACATAACTCAATCTGCCTTCTCTGCTTGAGATGTTACACCAGAGGGGCTGGAGGCCGGGGGGGAGACGGCGGCGCCACCGGGGCCACGTCGGAGGTCCGCGGCGAGGGAGTTGACGGCGTGCAGCGCCTGCTCCAATCGGGGCACGCTGACCGGCGTTAGCCCCGCCTCCGCCGGCCTCTCCGCCGCGGAGGCGGCCGCGTCCACAACGGACTCCGTCGTGATCCTCCTCCTCGCCATGTCCATCACCTCCTCCGCCCGATCGCACGACGCCCTGAAGAGCTCCCACCGCTGCCTGAAGTTCTCCAGCGCCACGTCCGTCGCCGCCGTCCGCCGGCCGCCTGATGCTTCCCTCTCCCGCACCACGCTCGCCGCCGCGGCCGCGAAGTCCTCGTACGCGCTGCTCATGGCCTTGATGATGCTCTCCATGAAGAAACTCTCAGCTACTTCCGTCGGTTGCAGGTCTCCTTTATAGGAGACTTCCTGCGTGCAGCTATGAGCTGACCGCAAGACTGCTTCAATGCTAACATGCTCGATCCTAATTT contains:
- the LOC135651373 gene encoding mediator of RNA polymerase II transcription subunit 32-like, yielding MDVALENFRHRWELFRASCDRAEEVIDMARRRITTEYVADAASAAARPAEAGLPPVSVLRLEQALHAVNSLAADLRRGSGGGAVSSPPTSPSGVTPQGDKAD
- the LOC135651374 gene encoding mediator of RNA polymerase II transcription subunit 32-like, with amino-acid sequence MESIIKAMSSAYEDFAAAAASVVREREASGGRRTAATDVALENFRQRWELFRASCDRAEEVMDMARRRITTESVVDAAASAAERPAEAGLTPVSVPRLEQALHAVNSLAADLRRGPGGAAVSPPASSPSGVTSQAEKAD